The Salvelinus namaycush isolate Seneca chromosome 8, SaNama_1.0, whole genome shotgun sequence genome has a segment encoding these proteins:
- the LOC120051918 gene encoding nuclear receptor subfamily 2 group F member 6-like, which translates to MAMVIGGCSNPNRETNGLGGEKAYLRGNEEEGSPQAGRDVEEGDEVKACVVDCVVCGDKSSGKHYGVFTCEGCKSFFKRSIRRNLNYSCRSNRECQIDQHHRNQCQYCRLKKCLSVGMRKEAVQRGRIPSSHPGISPTSLVGGGGGTGPVRGEFFNDQPMSELISQLLHAEPYPSIRYGPQYGQQQMHDAGGGAVMGIDNICELAARLLFSTIEWARNMPYFPELPVTEQVALLRLSWSELFTLNAAQSALPLHMAPLLAAAGFHSQPMSAERVVSFMDQVRLFQDQVDKLTRLQVDSVEYSCLKAIALFSPDACGLTDPVHVESLQEKAQVALKEYERMQYPGQPQRFGRLLLRLPALRAVPANLISQLFFMRLVGKTPIETLIRDMQLSGSSISWPYVPGQ; encoded by the exons ATGGCCATGGTGATCGGGGGATGTAGCAACCCTAACAGAGAGACCAACGGACTGGGGGGGGAGAAGGCTTACCTGCGTGGGAATGAGGAGGAGGGCTCACCCCAGGCCGGGAGGGATGTGGAGGAGGGAGACGAGGTCAAGGCATGCGTGGtggactgtgtggtgtgtggggacAAGTCCAGCGGGAAACACTATGGGGTGTTCACCTGCGAGGGCTGCAAGAGCTTCTTCAAGAGGAGCATCAGAAGGAACCTCAACTACTCCTGCAG GTCGAATCGAGAATGCCAGATAGACCAGCATCACCGCAACCAGTGCCAATACTGCCGGCTGAAGAAATGCTTAAGTGTTGGCATGCGCAAAGAAG cAGTCCAGCGTGGACGTATCCCTTCATCCCACCCAGGCATCAGTCCCACTTCTCTGGTCGGCGGAGGTGGCGGTACCGGGCCAGTAAGGGGCGAATTCTTCAACGACCAGCCCATGTCAGAGCTCATCTCCCAGCTGCTCCACGCCGAGCCCTACCCCAGCATCCGCTACGGACCCCAGTACGGCCAGCAGCAGATGCATGACGCTGGAGGAGGCGCCGTCATGGGCATCGACAACATCTGCGAGCTGGCGGCACGCCTCCTCTTCAGCACCATCGAGTGGGCCAGGAACATGCCCTACTTCCCTGAGCTGCCTGTCACTGAGCAGGTGGCTCTGTTGAGGCTGAGCTGGAGCGAGCTGTTCACCCTGAATGCAGCCCAGTCCGCCCTGCCGCTACACATGGCTCCTTTGCTGGCCGCGGCCGGCTTCCACTCACAGCCCATGTCGGCGGAGAGGGTGGTGTCCTTCATGGACCAGGTGAGGTTGTTCCAGGACCAGGTGGACAAGCTGACCCGGCTCCAAGTGGACTCAGTAGAGTACAGCTGCCTCAAGGCCATCGCCCTCTTCTCTCCAG ATGCGTGTGGTTTGACAGACCCCGTCCATGTGGAGTCTCTGCAGGAGAAGGCCCAGGTGGCTCTGAAGGAGTACGAGAGGATGCAGTACCCGGGTCAGCCACAGCGCTTCGGACGTCTTCTCCTCCGTCTGCCTGCTCTCAGGGCCGTGCCCGCTAATCTCATCTCCCAGCTGTTCTTTATGCGCCTGGTGGGCAAGACGCCTATCGAGACCCTCATCAGGGACATGCAGTTGTCTGGGAGCTCCATCAGCTGGCCATATGTCCCTGGGCAGTGA